In Rhizobium sp. ARZ01, a genomic segment contains:
- a CDS encoding VOC family protein has protein sequence MRLNQVTVTMPDLDAGWSFYSALGLVPIVDSRPRYARFVCPDGDSTFSLHQGDNGGGGTTVYFECDDIDETVRRLTGLGISFATPLEEKSWLWREAELFDPGGNRIVLYFAGANRINPPWRISPPDTARTPAE, from the coding sequence ATGCGCTTAAATCAGGTTACGGTGACGATGCCAGATCTGGATGCCGGCTGGTCATTCTACAGTGCCCTCGGTCTCGTGCCGATTGTCGATTCCCGACCGCGTTATGCGCGATTCGTTTGCCCGGATGGCGACAGCACTTTCTCCCTGCATCAGGGGGACAACGGCGGCGGCGGCACCACCGTATACTTCGAATGCGATGATATCGACGAGACGGTGCGCAGACTGACCGGGTTGGGGATCAGTTTTGCGACACCGCTTGAGGAGAAAAGCTGGTTGTGGCGCGAAGCCGAACTGTTCGACCCGGGCGGCAATCGAATTGTGCTCTATTTTGCAGGAGCCAACCGGATCAATCCGCCCTGGCGCATATCCCCGCCTGATACGGCGCGCACTCCCGCGGAATGA
- a CDS encoding ATP-binding protein, producing the protein MQSPQGFAGSLYELMPFPVIVTDLTATRCTLNEAGRRAFGSAQAEAASQSLSALLDEPDPFLLLHRLSLSQRNYTHALRFRRLDGSMFEAAAHVFALTADDGATGYALLLRTINDGGSHGEQVLLGSRVYSALDAVPEGLAIFDREERLLVFNRAFRDRCHPARDSVKVGATLESIVRANLRGDLYQGVVEGTPEAEAWVQSRLRHHRECGTPQVIPYNDGRWIRSESHVAQSGEVVAIRIDVTDLKRIEQALREKHRQQISFLQIFPDMLVRTDGDMVIQFANDQYAAFLGSTPAKLVGMSFWEAAGTDDRRETFGSPSDYTPATPLRTREICYTGADGQPLWLLWTAIASFEDGTAVDYLAVGRNITDSKLQHERLARQTLELQRKNEALNQFTATVSHDLKAPIRHIASFAEIIADEVDEGRLDELVAHASYMQQAASRMQKLVERLLEYSQIAYQIRLFETVSLTAVVTDALSMLEGHVREAEAEVDIGPLPAIRGDPELLRRLMQNLIGNAIKYRMGDAAPKVRVYSDGSQDKIRIVVEDKGIGIDPKHADRIFELFQRLHRDESQYAGTGIGLALAKRIVESHGGTIELDGDYRDGARFVVTLPRG; encoded by the coding sequence ATGCAGTCACCGCAGGGCTTTGCAGGTTCGCTCTACGAGTTGATGCCGTTTCCCGTCATCGTTACCGATTTGACGGCGACGCGATGTACGCTGAACGAGGCTGGCCGGCGTGCTTTTGGAAGCGCGCAAGCTGAGGCCGCTTCCCAGTCGCTCTCAGCGCTTCTCGACGAACCTGACCCCTTTCTGCTTCTGCATCGTCTTTCATTGTCACAACGGAACTACACCCATGCGTTGCGCTTTCGGCGTTTGGATGGCTCGATGTTCGAGGCTGCGGCGCATGTATTTGCGCTAACGGCGGATGATGGCGCGACCGGTTATGCTCTGCTGCTACGGACCATCAACGACGGGGGGAGCCATGGCGAACAGGTCCTCCTGGGCAGCCGGGTCTATTCCGCACTCGACGCGGTTCCCGAAGGCCTCGCCATATTCGATCGCGAGGAACGGCTGCTGGTGTTCAACAGGGCCTTCCGTGATCGTTGTCACCCCGCAAGAGATTCGGTGAAGGTAGGCGCCACATTGGAGAGCATTGTTCGGGCCAATCTTCGCGGCGACCTTTATCAGGGCGTTGTGGAGGGAACGCCGGAGGCGGAAGCCTGGGTCCAGTCGCGGCTCCGCCATCATCGCGAGTGTGGTACGCCGCAGGTCATTCCATACAATGATGGAAGATGGATTCGCTCGGAGAGCCACGTCGCCCAAAGCGGCGAGGTGGTCGCCATCCGCATCGATGTGACCGATCTCAAGCGGATTGAACAGGCTCTTCGCGAAAAGCACAGGCAGCAGATCAGCTTCCTGCAGATCTTTCCCGACATGCTCGTGCGCACCGATGGCGACATGGTGATTCAGTTCGCCAACGATCAATATGCGGCGTTTCTGGGTTCGACCCCGGCGAAGCTGGTGGGGATGAGCTTTTGGGAGGCCGCCGGGACGGACGATCGGCGGGAAACCTTTGGGAGCCCGAGCGACTACACCCCCGCGACGCCACTCCGCACGCGCGAAATCTGCTACACCGGTGCCGATGGCCAGCCGCTCTGGCTACTTTGGACCGCCATCGCAAGCTTCGAAGACGGCACAGCAGTCGACTATCTGGCTGTGGGGCGAAACATCACCGATTCGAAGCTGCAACACGAGCGGCTTGCCAGGCAAACGCTGGAATTGCAGCGCAAGAACGAGGCGCTGAATCAGTTCACGGCAACAGTTTCACACGATCTGAAAGCGCCGATCCGACACATTGCCTCTTTTGCCGAAATCATTGCGGATGAGGTTGACGAAGGACGCCTGGACGAGCTGGTGGCTCACGCGAGCTACATGCAGCAGGCCGCATCACGCATGCAGAAACTGGTGGAACGGCTCCTGGAGTACTCGCAGATCGCCTATCAAATACGACTCTTCGAGACGGTTTCCCTCACTGCCGTCGTCACGGACGCCCTTTCCATGTTGGAGGGGCATGTTCGAGAAGCCGAGGCTGAAGTTGACATAGGGCCGCTTCCCGCCATCAGGGGTGATCCGGAACTTCTGCGCAGGCTGATGCAGAACCTCATCGGAAATGCGATCAAATACCGGATGGGTGATGCGGCACCGAAGGTGCGCGTCTACAGCGATGGCTCGCAGGACAAAATCAGGATAGTCGTCGAGGATAAGGGGATCGGGATTGACCCCAAGCATGCGGACAGAATTTTCGAATTGTTCCAGCGTTTGCATCGGGATGAAAGCCAATACGCCGGCACAGGCATCGGACTGGCGCTCGCCAAGCGGATCGTCGAGAGCCATGGGGGTACGATTGAACTTGATGGGGACTACCGCGACGGCGCCCGGTTCGTCGTGACGCTTCCGAGGGGGTGA
- the sufA gene encoding Fe-S cluster assembly scaffold SufA, whose amino-acid sequence MAFEIMTLTDAAADRVRAIVDNAGGDAKGIRVGVKKGGCAGMEYSIDLVIEPNPKDDLIVHAGASVWVAPEAVLYILGTQMDFEVTTLRSGFTFNNPNQTSACGCGESVELKPADLASLAAAGNPTVRLG is encoded by the coding sequence ATGGCCTTTGAAATTATGACCCTCACCGATGCGGCAGCCGATCGCGTCCGAGCGATCGTGGACAACGCTGGTGGCGATGCCAAGGGCATCCGAGTAGGCGTCAAGAAGGGCGGCTGTGCGGGGATGGAGTACTCCATCGATCTCGTGATCGAGCCGAACCCCAAAGACGACCTCATTGTGCACGCTGGCGCCAGTGTATGGGTTGCGCCGGAAGCTGTGCTGTACATTCTCGGCACGCAAATGGATTTCGAAGTCACGACGCTGCGCTCTGGCTTCACCTTCAACAACCCGAATCAGACGTCAGCGTGTGGTTGCGGGGAATCCGTCGAACTGAAGCCCGCCGATCTCGCCTCCCTCGCCGCCGCCGGCAACCCTACTGTCCGGCTCGGTTGA
- a CDS encoding SUF system Fe-S cluster assembly protein → MSLEATQEKDDAREGIVNSEIPADELARLSDDIIAALKTVYDPEIPADIFELGLIYKIDIEDDRMVKIDMTLTAPGCPVAGEMPGWVENAVGAVEGVSGVEVKMTFDPPWTPDRMSEEAQVAVGWY, encoded by the coding sequence ATGTCTCTCGAAGCCACCCAAGAAAAGGACGACGCCCGCGAAGGTATCGTCAACTCTGAAATCCCGGCGGACGAGTTGGCCCGCCTCAGCGACGACATCATCGCTGCGCTCAAGACGGTCTACGACCCTGAAATTCCCGCCGACATCTTCGAACTCGGCCTGATCTACAAGATCGATATCGAAGACGATCGGATGGTGAAGATCGACATGACGCTGACCGCCCCCGGTTGCCCAGTCGCCGGCGAGATGCCGGGATGGGTTGAAAATGCCGTCGGCGCGGTCGAGGGTGTTTCCGGTGTCGAGGTGAAGATGACCTTCGATCCGCCGTGGACGCCGGACCGTATGTCGGAAGAAGCGCAGGTCGCCGTCGGCTGGTACTAG
- a CDS encoding cysteine desulfurase — protein MNQIKPVTTYDVEAIRRDFPILSRQVYGKPLVYLDNGASAQKPKVVIDAIAEAYSNEYANVHRGLHFLSNAATEAYEGAREKVRRFLNAPSVDNIIFTKSSTEAINTVAYGYGMPKLGEGDEIVLSIMEHHSNIVPWHFIREQKGAKLVWAPVDDQGAFHVEDFVKCLTDRTRLIAITHMSNALGTVVPIKEICKIARERGIPVLVDGSQGAVHLPVDVQDIDCDWYVMTGHKLYGPSGIGVLYGKTDRLKQMRPFQGGGEMIVEVTEDIVTYNDPPHRFEAGTPPIVQAIGLGYALDYIEKVGRAAIAAHEADLAAYAHERLSAINSLKIFGTAPDKGSIFAFELEGIHSHDVSMVIDRAGVAVRAGTHCAQPLLKRFGVTSTCRASFGMYNTRAEVDVLADALDYARKFFA, from the coding sequence ATGAACCAGATCAAGCCTGTTACGACCTATGATGTCGAAGCGATCCGCCGGGATTTTCCGATCCTGTCGCGGCAGGTCTATGGCAAGCCGCTGGTCTATCTCGACAACGGCGCCTCGGCGCAGAAGCCGAAGGTGGTGATCGACGCGATCGCCGAGGCCTATTCCAATGAATACGCCAACGTCCATCGTGGCCTGCATTTCCTTTCGAATGCGGCAACGGAGGCCTATGAAGGGGCACGCGAAAAGGTGCGCCGCTTCCTGAACGCCCCTTCGGTTGACAACATCATCTTCACGAAGTCCTCCACAGAAGCGATCAACACGGTTGCCTACGGCTACGGCATGCCGAAGCTTGGCGAGGGCGACGAGATCGTGCTGTCGATCATGGAGCACCACTCCAACATCGTGCCCTGGCATTTTATCCGCGAGCAGAAAGGCGCCAAGCTTGTTTGGGCGCCGGTCGATGACCAGGGCGCCTTTCATGTCGAAGACTTCGTCAAGTGCCTGACGGATCGCACAAGGCTGATCGCGATCACGCATATGTCGAACGCGCTCGGCACGGTCGTGCCGATCAAGGAGATCTGCAAGATCGCCCGCGAACGTGGTATCCCCGTGCTAGTCGATGGATCACAAGGCGCCGTGCATCTGCCGGTCGACGTGCAGGACATCGATTGCGACTGGTACGTGATGACCGGTCACAAGCTCTACGGCCCCTCCGGCATCGGCGTTCTCTACGGCAAGACCGATCGGCTGAAGCAGATGCGGCCGTTCCAGGGCGGCGGCGAGATGATCGTCGAAGTGACCGAGGACATCGTCACCTACAACGACCCGCCGCACCGTTTCGAGGCCGGCACGCCGCCGATTGTGCAGGCGATCGGGCTGGGTTACGCGCTCGACTACATTGAGAAGGTCGGTCGGGCCGCGATCGCGGCGCATGAGGCCGATCTTGCCGCCTATGCGCACGAGCGCCTGTCCGCGATCAACTCGCTGAAAATTTTCGGTACTGCGCCCGATAAGGGGTCGATCTTCGCGTTCGAGCTTGAAGGCATCCATTCCCACGACGTCTCGATGGTCATCGATCGGGCAGGGGTCGCAGTACGCGCCGGCACTCATTGCGCCCAACCGCTCTTGAAACGCTTCGGCGTTACGTCCACCTGCCGTGCATCGTTCGGCATGTACAACACACGCGCCGAGGTGGACGTGCTGGCCGATGCGCTGGACTACGCCCGCAAGTTCTTCGCCTGA
- the sufD gene encoding Fe-S cluster assembly protein SufD, which translates to MNIQAGIKLTAAEAALVDAYNDQLGDLPGDGATLAARDALLSEFKAAGLPTRRVEAWHYTDLKSLLRAVPAFEHAASAGRVDPIVPGATVLSVTNGQAHVRSLQDGIALRSYSEALLDGSAAERLVERDRDDTIAQINGSFVRDGFVIDFADGLELDAPVEIQSVQNCGQVNTRFPVRFGKGVKATVIERHLAVGKETAFVTSVSDIKLEDDAEITWIIFQSQGETDTHLGQFKAALGANAKLRLYVINAGGKLVRQEIHVTVAGEGSDLTLRGINLLGGESHTDVTFTVGHNVPHTTSSEVIRNVVFDRAKGVFQGQIRVAPDAQKTDAKMSCNTLLLSDDAEFSAKPELEIFADDVQCGHGATVIDINHTQLFYLMARGIPENKARAMLVNAFVAEIVEELEDEPLVEALEGVISEWLEKHA; encoded by the coding sequence ATGAACATCCAAGCAGGGATCAAGTTGACCGCGGCGGAAGCCGCCCTGGTTGACGCCTACAATGATCAACTGGGCGATCTGCCCGGCGATGGCGCCACGCTTGCCGCGCGCGATGCGCTGCTCAGCGAGTTTAAGGCTGCGGGCCTGCCGACCCGTCGGGTCGAGGCTTGGCACTATACCGACCTGAAATCGCTTCTGCGCGCGGTTCCGGCTTTCGAACATGCTGCAAGCGCAGGCCGGGTCGATCCGATCGTGCCTGGCGCGACCGTGTTGTCCGTCACGAATGGCCAGGCACATGTGCGCAGTCTTCAGGATGGTATTGCATTGCGCAGCTATTCCGAGGCGTTGCTCGATGGTTCGGCCGCTGAACGGCTCGTTGAACGTGACCGGGACGACACCATCGCGCAGATCAATGGCTCCTTCGTTCGCGACGGTTTTGTCATCGATTTCGCCGACGGCCTCGAACTGGATGCGCCGGTCGAGATCCAATCGGTGCAGAACTGCGGCCAGGTCAATACGCGCTTTCCCGTTCGCTTCGGCAAGGGCGTCAAGGCAACCGTGATCGAACGGCATCTGGCCGTCGGCAAGGAAACCGCCTTCGTTACCTCCGTCAGCGACATCAAGCTCGAAGATGACGCCGAGATCACCTGGATCATCTTCCAGTCCCAGGGTGAAACCGACACCCATCTCGGCCAGTTCAAGGCTGCACTCGGTGCTAACGCCAAGCTGCGCCTCTACGTCATCAATGCCGGCGGTAAACTGGTGCGGCAGGAGATCCATGTGACCGTGGCGGGCGAGGGGTCCGACCTCACGCTGCGCGGCATCAACCTGCTCGGCGGCGAAAGCCATACGGATGTGACCTTTACCGTCGGCCACAACGTACCGCACACGACGTCGAGCGAGGTCATCCGCAACGTCGTTTTCGACCGTGCCAAGGGCGTTTTCCAGGGGCAGATCCGCGTTGCGCCGGATGCCCAGAAGACCGATGCGAAGATGTCGTGCAACACGCTTCTTCTGTCTGATGATGCGGAGTTTTCGGCCAAGCCTGAGCTCGAGATATTCGCCGACGACGTGCAGTGCGGCCACGGCGCCACCGTCATCGACATCAACCACACGCAGCTGTTCTACCTGATGGCGCGCGGGATCCCGGAAAACAAGGCGCGTGCCATGCTCGTCAACGCCTTCGTCGCCGAGATCGTCGAGGAACTGGAAGACGAGCCGCTGGTCGAGGCGCTGGAAGGCGTCATCTCCGAGTGGCTGGAAAAGCACGCCTGA
- the sufC gene encoding Fe-S cluster assembly ATPase SufC, with the protein MLEIKNLHARIAEDGTEIIRGLNLTVKDGEVAAIMGPNGSGKSTLSYILAGREEYEVTEGDILYNGESILELDPAERAAKGIFLAFQYPVEIPGVATMQFLKVAMNEQRKARGEDELTTPDFMRRVKEAAGELQISPEMLRRPLNVGFSGGEKKRAEILQMALLEPKLCVLDETDSGLDIDALKIVADGVNALRSPDRSVIVITHYQRLLDYIVPDTVHVLYKGQVIKSGDKTLAHELEANGYADIIEAAA; encoded by the coding sequence ATGCTTGAAATCAAGAACCTGCACGCCCGCATTGCCGAAGACGGCACCGAAATCATCCGTGGCCTGAACCTGACCGTCAAGGACGGCGAGGTCGCCGCCATCATGGGGCCGAACGGCTCGGGCAAGTCGACGCTGTCCTACATCCTCGCCGGCCGCGAGGAGTATGAAGTCACCGAGGGCGACATCCTCTACAACGGCGAGAGCATTCTCGAGCTCGACCCCGCCGAGCGCGCCGCCAAGGGCATCTTCCTGGCCTTCCAGTATCCGGTCGAAATTCCGGGCGTTGCGACCATGCAGTTCCTGAAGGTTGCCATGAACGAGCAGCGCAAGGCGCGCGGCGAAGACGAGCTGACGACGCCGGACTTCATGCGCCGCGTCAAGGAAGCCGCCGGCGAGTTGCAGATCTCGCCGGAAATGCTGCGTCGTCCGCTCAACGTCGGCTTTTCCGGCGGCGAAAAGAAGCGCGCAGAAATCCTGCAGATGGCGCTTCTGGAGCCAAAGCTTTGCGTGCTCGACGAGACCGACTCCGGCCTCGACATCGATGCGCTCAAGATTGTCGCCGACGGTGTCAACGCGCTGCGTTCGCCGGACCGCTCGGTGATCGTCATCACCCACTACCAGCGCCTGCTCGACTACATCGTGCCGGATACGGTCCACGTGCTCTACAAGGGGCAGGTGATCAAGTCGGGCGACAAGACGCTGGCGCATGAACTCGAAGCCAACGGTTATGCCGACATCATCGAGGCGGCTGCCTGA
- the sufB gene encoding Fe-S cluster assembly protein SufB produces the protein MPAVQETIDQVRQIDVDQYKYGFETTIEMEKAPKGLSEDIIRFISAKKNEPDWMLEWRLGAYRRWLTLDEPTWARVNYPKIDYNDLYYYAAPKNQSGPKSIDEVDPEILKTYEKLGIPLREQEILAGVQTSKIAVDAVFDSVSVVTTFKEELKKAGVIFMSISEAIREHPELVRKYLGTVVPTTDNYFATLNSAVFTDGSFVFVPKGVRCPMELSTYFRINEKNTGQFERTLIIAEEGAYVSYLEGCTAPQRDENQLHAAVVELVALDDAEIKYSTVQNWYPGDKDGKGGIYNFVTKRGDCRGKNSKISWTQVETGSAITWKYPSCILRGDNSRGEFYSIAVSNGHQQIDSGTKMIHLGKNTSSRIISKGIAAGVSQNTYRGQVSTHRKAENARNFTQCDSLLIGDKCGAHTVPYIEAKNSSAQFEHEATTSKISEDQLFYCLQRGIPEEAAIALIVNGFVKEVIQELPMEFAVEAQKLISISLEGSVG, from the coding sequence ATGCCTGCCGTGCAGGAAACGATCGATCAGGTCCGTCAGATTGACGTTGACCAGTACAAGTACGGCTTCGAGACGACCATCGAGATGGAAAAGGCGCCGAAGGGCCTTTCCGAGGACATCATCCGTTTCATCTCGGCCAAGAAGAACGAGCCCGACTGGATGCTCGAATGGCGGCTCGGCGCCTATCGCCGCTGGCTGACGCTCGATGAGCCGACCTGGGCGCGCGTCAACTATCCGAAGATCGACTACAACGATCTCTACTACTACGCTGCTCCGAAGAACCAGTCCGGTCCGAAGTCGATCGATGAGGTCGACCCAGAGATCCTCAAGACCTACGAGAAGCTTGGTATTCCCCTGCGTGAGCAGGAAATCCTGGCGGGCGTACAGACGTCGAAGATCGCCGTCGACGCGGTGTTCGACTCCGTCTCGGTCGTCACCACCTTCAAGGAAGAGCTGAAGAAGGCCGGCGTGATCTTCATGTCGATCTCGGAAGCGATCCGCGAACATCCGGAATTGGTCCGCAAGTATCTCGGGACCGTCGTGCCGACGACCGACAACTACTTCGCGACCCTGAACTCGGCGGTCTTCACCGATGGCTCGTTCGTGTTTGTACCGAAGGGCGTGCGTTGCCCGATGGAGCTTTCGACCTATTTCCGCATCAACGAGAAGAACACCGGCCAGTTCGAGCGCACGCTGATCATCGCCGAGGAAGGGGCCTATGTCTCCTACCTCGAGGGCTGCACCGCGCCGCAGCGCGACGAGAACCAGCTGCACGCGGCCGTGGTCGAACTGGTTGCGCTCGATGACGCCGAGATCAAGTATTCCACCGTCCAGAACTGGTATCCGGGCGACAAGGACGGCAAGGGCGGCATCTACAACTTCGTCACCAAGCGTGGCGATTGCCGCGGCAAGAACTCCAAGATCTCCTGGACGCAGGTGGAAACCGGCTCGGCGATCACCTGGAAGTACCCGTCCTGCATCCTGCGCGGCGACAATTCGCGCGGCGAGTTCTACTCGATCGCCGTCTCGAACGGCCACCAGCAGATCGACTCGGGCACGAAGATGATCCACCTCGGCAAGAACACGTCGAGCCGCATCATCTCCAAGGGTATCGCAGCCGGCGTGTCGCAGAACACCTATCGCGGCCAGGTCTCGACCCACCGCAAGGCGGAAAACGCGCGCAACTTTACCCAGTGCGACTCGCTGCTGATCGGCGACAAGTGCGGCGCGCATACCGTGCCGTATATCGAGGCGAAGAATTCTTCCGCCCAGTTCGAGCACGAGGCGACCACCTCGAAGATCTCCGAGGACCAGCTGTTCTACTGCCTGCAGCGCGGCATTCCGGAAGAGGCGGCGATCGCGCTGATCGTCAACGGCTTCGTCAAGGAAGTGATCCAGGAACTGCCGATGGAATTCGCCGTCGAAGCGCAGAAGCTGATCAGCATCTCGCTGGAAGGCTCGGTCGGCTAG
- a CDS encoding cysteine desulfurase family protein → MPGRLRTYLDWNATAPLLAAAREAMVTALDLSGNPSSVHGEGRAARAVIDGARRDVAALVEADAAHVTFASGATEAANMVLTPEFRMGRTPLKVGKLYVSGIEHPAVREGGRFEKEQVVEIPVTHAGMVDLAALEALLEAHDAASGLPMVAVMLANNETGIIQPVRAVAEIVRKRGGLFVVDAVQAAGRLPLSIGEFDADFMILSAHKLGGPKGGGALVSRGEVLMPKPLIRGGGQEKGHRSGTENVAALAGFAAAARAAQDELAARNERIATLRDRMEERMAALAPDLIIHGRGMARLSNTTFFSLPGLKSETGQIAFDLEGIALSAGSACSSGKVGASHVLTAMGFDAALGGLRVSLGPTTAEGDVEQFLEAFARIAARRRQGVAAA, encoded by the coding sequence ATGCCAGGACGGCTGAGAACATATCTGGATTGGAACGCCACAGCGCCGCTTTTAGCAGCGGCGCGTGAGGCGATGGTCACTGCGCTCGACCTTTCCGGCAATCCGTCGTCCGTCCACGGCGAGGGCAGGGCCGCGCGTGCCGTGATCGACGGCGCTCGCCGCGATGTGGCAGCCCTTGTAGAAGCGGATGCCGCGCATGTGACTTTCGCCAGCGGCGCGACCGAAGCTGCCAACATGGTACTTACGCCTGAATTCCGTATGGGCCGCACGCCTCTCAAAGTCGGAAAGCTCTACGTCTCGGGTATCGAGCACCCGGCGGTTCGCGAGGGCGGGCGGTTCGAAAAAGAGCAGGTCGTCGAAATCCCGGTGACGCATGCCGGTATGGTCGATCTTGCAGCGCTCGAGGCTCTACTGGAGGCGCACGATGCGGCGAGCGGTCTGCCGATGGTCGCCGTCATGCTCGCCAACAACGAGACCGGAATAATACAGCCCGTGCGCGCTGTGGCGGAGATCGTGCGCAAGCGCGGCGGTCTGTTCGTCGTCGATGCTGTGCAGGCGGCCGGTCGGCTTCCGCTCTCGATTGGTGAATTCGATGCCGACTTCATGATCCTGTCGGCACATAAGCTCGGAGGTCCGAAGGGTGGCGGTGCGCTGGTATCGCGCGGCGAGGTCTTGATGCCGAAGCCGCTCATCCGGGGCGGCGGGCAGGAGAAGGGTCACCGTTCGGGCACGGAGAATGTTGCAGCACTTGCCGGATTTGCGGCAGCCGCGCGGGCGGCGCAGGATGAACTGGCCGCGCGCAATGAGCGTATCGCGACCTTGCGCGATCGGATGGAAGAGCGGATGGCGGCACTTGCCCCTGACCTGATCATTCATGGACGGGGCATGGCGCGGCTTTCCAATACGACGTTCTTCAGTCTGCCGGGCCTGAAGTCGGAGACGGGGCAGATTGCTTTCGATCTGGAAGGCATCGCACTTTCAGCCGGGTCTGCCTGCTCGTCGGGCAAGGTCGGCGCGAGCCATGTGCTGACAGCGATGGGCTTTGATGCCGCACTCGGGGGATTGCGGGTGTCGCTCGGGCCGACGACGGCGGAGGGCGACGTGGAGCAGTTTCTCGAGGCGTTCGCGCGCATTGCGGCGCGGCGGCGACAGGGGGTGGCGGCGGCCTGA
- a CDS encoding alpha/beta hydrolase, with translation MPEIIFNGPAGRLEGRYQPSKQKNAPIAIILHPHPQFGGTMNNQIVYQLFYMFQKRDFTTLRFNFRGIGRSQGEFDHGAGELSDAASALDWVQSLHPDSKSCWVAGYSFGAWIGMQLLMRRPEIEGFMSIAPQPNIYDFSFLAPCPSSGLIINGDADKVAPEKDVNGLVEKLKAQKGILITHKTVPGANHFFNGQIDTLMAECEDYLDRRLAGELTPEPAAKRIR, from the coding sequence ATGCCAGAAATCATCTTCAACGGACCCGCCGGTCGCCTCGAAGGCCGCTACCAGCCCTCCAAGCAGAAGAACGCTCCGATCGCCATCATCCTGCACCCGCATCCGCAGTTCGGCGGCACGATGAACAACCAGATCGTCTACCAGCTGTTCTACATGTTCCAGAAGCGGGACTTCACCACGCTCCGCTTCAATTTCCGCGGCATCGGCCGTAGCCAGGGCGAGTTCGACCATGGCGCCGGTGAGCTTTCCGATGCGGCGTCGGCACTCGACTGGGTGCAGAGCCTCCACCCAGATTCAAAGAGCTGCTGGGTCGCTGGCTATTCCTTCGGCGCCTGGATCGGCATGCAGCTTCTGATGCGTCGTCCAGAGATCGAAGGTTTCATGTCGATCGCACCGCAGCCGAACATCTACGACTTTTCGTTCCTGGCCCCCTGCCCGTCGTCCGGCCTGATCATCAACGGCGACGCCGACAAGGTGGCACCGGAAAAGGACGTCAACGGCCTTGTAGAGAAGCTCAAGGCGCAGAAGGGCATCCTGATCACGCACAAGACGGTGCCCGGCGCCAATCACTTCTTCAACGGCCAGATCGATACGCTGATGGCCGAGTGCGAGGACTATCTGGATCGGCGCCTTGCCGGCGAACTGACGCCGGAACCGGCAGCCAAGCGGATCCGGTAA